In Microplitis mediator isolate UGA2020A chromosome 2, iyMicMedi2.1, whole genome shotgun sequence, a single window of DNA contains:
- the LOC130663779 gene encoding protein I'm not dead yet, with the protein MVSQTDDTVVKVEDDATEKKDGCLRLLLRFICLYWKTFILLLWPLILLPLVIINNEKMYKCLYVVAIMAMYWVTESLPLPITGMIPIVLYPLMGILDTSHTCDAYINDTTIMFLGSLIIAVVIENSGLHMRVALLIIKLIGCSHRKLSLGLFYVTMFISMWISNTAATAMMIPIIETVLVELEAQGLGDMFVFDDTSINQSANHDERSKKPTRSTMVYYLSASYASSIGGIGTIVGSGVNLTLKGLYEERFSDGPGINFASWMFYSVPPMLIMGFFTWLWLQVMYMGLFRPKSEDARAINIGEEGEKVAKAVIDKRYRDLGPVTWYESIVGFLFLLVVLLWFFRKPGFVRGWPTYITDLPIKDSTAVVGIIILLFIIPSKLDFLRAFDKDPSKRPTKPSSALIDWKTIHQKMHWSLIFVLGGGFAIAIGSKDTGLSKMLGDKLGHLKNVDPLITLFIVCLFAEIVTELTANVAVANIIVPVLAEMCVSMKVHPLYMMLPVALCCSFSFHLPVGTPPNAIVSAAGHIRTKDFIIAGIGPSLITLIITCLSWSTWGVYVFDLHEFPSWAHTK; encoded by the exons ATGGTTTCTCAAACAGACGATACTGTTGTAAAAGTAGAAGATGATGCTACAGA GAAGAAAGATGGCTGCTTGAGGCTGTTGCTAAGATTTATTTGTCTTTATTGGAagacgtttattttattactatggCCACTGATACTCCTGCCCTtggtaataataaacaatgaaaaaatgtaCAAATGTTTGTATGTCGTTGCGATAATGGCCATGTACTGGGTCACTGAAAGTTTACCATTGCCAATAACAGGAATGATACCAATAGTCCTCTATCCGCTGATGGGGATTCTGGACACGAGTCATACATGCGATGCTTATATTAATGATACGACAATAATGTTTTTGGGCAGCCTGATTATAGCTGTCGTAATTGAAAATTCAGGATTACATATGCGAGTTGCATTACTTATCATTAAACTTATCGGCTGCAGCCATCGGAA attaAGTCTTGGTCTTTTTTACGTGACGATGTTCATTTCAATGTGGATTTCAAATACTGCCGCTACAGCTATGATGATTCCTATTATTGAAACAGTTCTCGTTGAATTAGAAGCG CAAGGTCTCGGTGACATGTTTGTGTTTGATGATACGTCTATTAATCAATCAGCAAATCATGATGAAAG atcaaaaaaaccaacacGCAGTACAATGGTGTATTATTTGTCGGCATCGTATGCGTCTAGTATTGGTGGGATTGGTACCATCGTTGGAAGTGGGGTTAATTTAACCCTGAAAGGATTATACGAaga ACGATTCAGCGATGGTCCGGGAATAAATTTCGCTTCTTGGATGTTTTATTCCGTGCCACCGATGCTAATTATGGGCTTCTTCACGTGGCTTTGGCTTCAAGTTATGTACATGGGACTTTTTAGGCCAAAGAGTGAAGACGCACGTGCCATAAATATCGGCGAGGAAGGCGAAAAAGTTGCTAAAGCAGTTATTGATAAAAGATACAGAGATCTTGGGCCTGTTACGTGGTATGAATCCATCGTCggttttctttttcttttagttGTTCTCCTTTGGTTCTTTAGAAAACCTGGATTCGTGCGAGGCTGGCCTACTTACATTACAGACCT accAATCAAAGACTCAACGGCCGTTGttggaataattattttactatttataataCCGTCAAAACTAGACTTTCTTCGGGCGTTTGACAAAGATCCGAGTAAACGACCGACAAAACCATCATCTGCATTAATTGACTGGAAAACTATCCATCAAAAAATGCACTGGAGTTTGATTTTTGTTCTTGGTGGTGGATTTGCTATCGCTATTGGCAGTAAAGACACGGGACTATCTAAAATGCTTGGAGACAAACTCGGACATCTAAAAAATGTTGATCCATTAATTACGTTATTTATTGTTTGCTTGTTTGCTGAAATAGTCACGGAATTGACAGCCAATGTCGCGGTTGCCAATATCATTGTTCCGGTTTTAGCTGAAATG tgtgtCTCGATGAAAGTTCACCCGCTGTACATGATGCTGCCAGTTGCTCTGTGCTGCTCGTTTTCATTCCACTTGCCAGTCGGTACACCACCAAATGCAATTGTCAGTGCCGCTGGGCACATCAGAACTAAAGACTTTATTATCGCTGGAATAGGTCCATCATTGATAACTCTAATAATCACATGTTTGTCATGGAGTACGTGGGGTGTTTATGTATTTGATTTACATGAATTCCCTTCATGGGCtcatacaaaataa